aacaaaaaaaaaaaaaccacgcTACAGCATCGcaactccctctctctctctctctggtggTCGACGCCCCTTCCTCCTGCACTTTTCCCGTCACCGCCGGTGCTTCTTCCTGCTGCGTTTTCCCGTCACCGAGCCAAAGGTAAACagtagttttttttcttttttgtttctttttaaaaATTACTTTGTTTTAGGTGTAATTTTGTTGAATGTGAGCTAGCAAGgttgattttttttgttgaatATGAGGTTTTAGGTTGATTTTTTTGTTGAATGTGATGTTTTAGGTTGATTTTGGTGTTTAAGATTTGTTAAAATTACTTTCCCCTACACTTTGTTGAATGTGTGGTTATAGATTTGTTAAATATGAAATATAGGTTGGATTTGAGGTTTTAGATTTgttaaatatgatatatttgttATAATTATACTTATATAGTTTTTTCAATATTGTAGGTTTGGGGATCAAAAAATCCACAGCGCGTGTATTCATCTCTTTTGGAGAATTTAGATCATCCGTGGGCCCAGTTCAGTGATATTCCAAATGAGGCTCTTCTACAGATGTTTTCGCGTTTCGGGGTAATATATTAAATACTTGTTATTATATCTTATACTCATTTGTTTTTAGTTTGTATTTTTAAATTTACTTGTTATCTTTTACAGACAATGTATAGGTGGTATTCACAAGAGAATGAGAACATATTTGATGCATTCAAGTGTGTCCTCAAGGATAGATACAGAGATAGGATGAAAGGTATCAGGAAACAATCTGCCGACATGGCACGAAATGATGGGAAATCCCTCCCCCCAAAGTTTTGTAGCTACTATGATGGGATGCATAACTACCACCCCGAACGCGTACCGGAGACTGTGTGGCAACGTTTGTGTGATGTAACGGATATGatacattattatttttttgttaagttttttatttcttattatattattgtatatatatatatatatatatatatatatatatatatatatatatatatatatatatatatatatatatatatatatattttcttttcACAGCATTGGTCCACAGAGAAGTGGCAAAAGAATTCAAAAATCGCTCAGCAGAACCGCAACACCGCAGATTCTAGTGGGTCAACAGCAAGACACACTGCGGGTAGTATAGGATTTGACCAGCACCGTAGGAAATTAGTAAGTATCACaataataaattttattattcttattttgttATAACACTAACTACATTAATTGTACGTTGACTTTTATGTAGGAAAAATTGATGGGTAAACCACCCACACAATATGATGTTTTCGTGCAGACGCATGGCACCGCCGAGTcaaagaaaaaatattttgagGGAAATCATGAAAATATTGAATATTGCTCGCAGACGGCCAAAGAAGCACTAGTAACTTATCTTTATCATTTATGTATATTGATTGTCTCATTTTTGTATATGACAATCATGTTTTTTGTAATTTGTAGGAGGGGTATCTGCATGGGTTGGTCAACAAATTTGGTGAAGATCCTTCAAATCGTAAGGATGATGTAGATGTATGGGAGGAAAGCCAACTTAGaagaaaaggaaagaagaagGGTGCTATCTATGGGATAGGAGCATCGGATATACATTTTTTGGTTTTAGGGACTCCATCTTCCCAATCCACCCAGTCCACCCAGTCGGATAGCACACAACAAGAGGTATGttgataatactaattaaattgatAATAAACAAAAATATGTTGCTAATATGGTTAAAAGCTAGGTAGTTTGGTGAGAatattgattaaattgataataaacaaaagtatgttgctattatggttAAAGGTTATGTGGTTTGTTGATAatattgattaaattgataaaaataaatatatgttgctattatggttTAAAAGTTAAGTGTATtgctataattataaattaaaatgcaTTGTtacaataaactaaaataaattgCTATTATTGTTTAAGTATTGAATTGTGTCACCATTTTTTAGGTTGATAGGTTGCGTGCACAAGTTTCTGTCatggaacaacaacaacaacaaatgaaAGAACAAATGGAGATGGTTATGAGGATGATAAATATGTCTGGAAATCAACCCCATGGTCCCCCCGATAATCCACCCGAGGACAATTGATAAGTATTTTGGAACAATTGATAACTATTTTGGAACAATTGAATTTGTAAACACTTGTATTGTTTGCTTGTTTTGTTATGCCTAATTTGTATGGTACTTGAGACATTTGTATGGTATTTAAGACAATGGAATTGAATGTGTCAAAGTTGGTATTAGGGACATTTTTTGGTGTATTTTGGACAAATTGAATTGATATGGTATTTGacaaaaaatggaaatttttaaatttttaaaatttattttttttgataaaatgaaattaGCTACAGACTAGCTACGGAAATCCGTCGCTAAATAGGTCCGTAGGTATTCCGTAGGAAGAAAGTCAATTTTAGTCAAAATTGAGTTCTGTCGTTAATCCGTAGGAAATCCGTAGCTAAACAGTTCCGTAGCTATTCTGTAGGAAAACACTTGCGTAGGTAATCCGTAGGAAATCCGTAGCCATactattccgtagctattccgtaggaaCATACACCCGTTGGCAATCCGTAGGTATTCCGTAGCAATTACCggccgtagctattccgtaggaaCATACACCCGTTGGCAATCCGTAGGTATTCCGTAGCAATTACCGGCCGTAGCTATTCTGTAGGTATTATACCTACGGAAATATCCGTAGGTATTCAGTAGCTAGTCCGTAGCAATTCCGTAGGTAAAAATTTCCCACGGGTATTTATGCTACAGGACATTTTCCGTAGCAAATCCGTAGGTATCGCCTTATACCTACCGAATAGCTACGGATTGTGCCGTAGCTATTACCctagttttctagtagtgttagcggtgggaataagcaataagcatggggagggatgcttattaaaattagcttatttagcctaataaactggattttatccaaacacttaaattagcttattgtgggaataagcaataagcatctctttttttcctatccaaacaccccctaaagtAGGCGGGCATTCAGGTATCTGAAAAATAGAGACGGAAAAAGGTTGGCGGTGGTGCCGGAAAATTAGAACGGCGATAGTCTTAGGGCAAGAAAAT
The genomic region above belongs to Lactuca sativa cultivar Salinas chromosome 4, Lsat_Salinas_v11, whole genome shotgun sequence and contains:
- the LOC111902459 gene encoding uncharacterized protein LOC111902459 yields the protein MFSRFGTMYRWYSQENENIFDAFKCVLKDRYRDRMKGIRKQSADMARNDGKSLPPKFCSYYDGMHNYHPERVPETVWQRLCDHWSTEKWQKNSKIAQQNRNTADSSGSTARHTAGSIGFDQHRRKLEKLMGKPPTQYDVFVQTHGTAESKKKYFEGNHENIEYCSQTAKEALEGYLHGLVNKFGEDPSNRKDDVDVWEESQLRRKGKKKGAIYGIGASDIHFLVLGTPSSQSTQSTQSDSTQQEVDRLRAQVSVMEQQQQQMKEQMEMVMRMINMSGNQPHGPPDNPPEDN